In Inquilinus sp. Marseille-Q2685, the following proteins share a genomic window:
- a CDS encoding S26 family signal peptidase: MAERSCRRRGLVLAAAAGAVLATGLPAIAASRLWLTYNASPSAPVGLYLMAAKRPLRVGDVVLVRLPRDAAALAAERGYLPRSVPAVKRVAGLAGDRICGQGKLVLINAAPAAIRFPGDGKGRALPSWDGCRTLRPTEVFLLNEGASASFDGRYFGPVDAQSIIGRLVPLWTW; this comes from the coding sequence ATGGCTGAGCGGTCCTGCCGGCGTCGCGGGCTTGTGCTCGCCGCTGCGGCCGGCGCGGTGCTCGCGACCGGCCTGCCCGCCATCGCCGCATCCAGGCTGTGGCTGACCTACAATGCAAGCCCCAGCGCTCCCGTCGGCTTATATCTCATGGCTGCGAAGCGTCCCCTCCGGGTCGGCGATGTGGTGCTCGTCCGGCTTCCGAGAGACGCGGCTGCGCTCGCCGCCGAGCGCGGTTATCTGCCCCGCTCGGTGCCGGCGGTGAAGCGGGTCGCAGGTCTCGCGGGCGACCGGATCTGCGGCCAGGGAAAGCTGGTGCTGATCAACGCCGCACCCGCCGCGATCCGGTTTCCGGGAGACGGGAAAGGACGGGCACTGCCGTCCTGGGACGGGTGCCGGACGCTGCGGCCGACCGAGGTCTTCCTTCTCAACGAGGGCGCGAGCGCGTCCTTCGACGGCCGGTACTTCGGGCCGGTCGATGCGCAGTCGATCATCGGCAGGCTGGTGCCGCTATGGACCTGGTGA
- a CDS encoding lytic transglycosylase domain-containing protein — protein MPAGRSPAPAIDRWRPLIAEASRRFGVPEHWVREVMRVESGGHATGNGRPIVSRAGAMGLMQVMPKTYEEMRRRPGLGADPQDPRDNILAGTAYLRDMWSCFGVPGAFAAYHAGPARLTEHLASGRPLPSETRRYLARLGVRLDRASAAPAAPAECALLKDRAAPGPAGLGPDRRRVLIGQGDGRELFVPLSTAAPAPGR, from the coding sequence GTGCCGGCCGGCCGGTCGCCCGCGCCCGCCATCGACCGCTGGCGACCCCTGATCGCGGAGGCGTCGCGCCGCTTCGGCGTGCCGGAGCATTGGGTCCGCGAGGTCATGCGCGTCGAGAGCGGCGGGCATGCGACGGGGAACGGCCGGCCGATCGTCTCGCGGGCAGGGGCGATGGGGCTGATGCAGGTCATGCCGAAGACCTATGAGGAGATGCGAAGACGCCCTGGGCTGGGTGCCGATCCCCAGGATCCGCGCGACAATATCCTCGCCGGGACCGCCTATCTCAGGGACATGTGGTCGTGCTTCGGCGTCCCAGGCGCCTTCGCCGCTTATCATGCCGGGCCGGCCCGGCTGACCGAGCATCTGGCCTCGGGACGGCCGCTGCCCTCGGAGACGCGCCGCTATCTCGCGCGGCTGGGCGTCCGTCTGGACAGGGCGTCGGCCGCTCCGGCGGCTCCGGCCGAATGCGCGCTCCTCAAGGACCGGGCGGCGCCGGGTCCTGCTGGATTAGGGCCCGACCGGCGCCGCGTCCTGATCGGGCAAGGCGACGGGCGCGAGCTCTTCGTGCCGCTCTCGACCGCGGCACCCGCCCCGGGGCGATGA